In Solanum pennellii chromosome 7, SPENNV200, the following are encoded in one genomic region:
- the LOC107025652 gene encoding aldehyde oxidase GLOX-like — protein sequence MDRENIIYLFLLVLTFFTLQTSTASQMFVSHRHLVGEWRLLHESIGITAMHMQLLHNNKVVIFDRTDFGHSNLSLPRGRCRYNSHDLALQKDCSAHSVLYDIVSNTFRPLMVQTDTWCSSGAVLPNGTLVQTGGFNDGDHIVRSLAPCTDENCDWFELPRTLVQRRWYSTDHILPDARIIVIGGRKQYNYEFYPKNSRGDSAFSLQFLKSTLERNENNLYPFVFLLPDGNLVIFANTRAIILNYKENQVVRELPSIPGDEPRNYPSTGSAVLLPLDENRPMEAEIMVCGGAPRRAYRYADKYKMYMKALSSCGRINVIDDHGIWEMETMPTRRVMSDMLILPDGDIIIINGASRGTAGWNNAISPVTTPVIYRPNVRRDNRFSIMKAASRPRLYHSSAILMTDGRVLVGGSNPQEYYNFTGVEFPTDLSLEAFSPPYLARKHNHLKPTVLSIDEILTYKNSFSATFTVPTFLRIGTVSIRIIAPSFTTHSFSMNQRMVVLKGVVVVAVSDNSYKFTAFAPSTKEIAPPGYYMLFVVHAGIPSSGVWVKIQDST from the coding sequence ATGGATAGGGAAAATATCATTTACCTCTTCTTGTTAGTACTAACTTTTTTCACTCTTCAAACTTCAACAGCTTCTCAGATGTTTGTTTCTCATAGACACCTCGTTGGAGAATGGCGATTGTTGCACGAAAGCATTGGCATAACCGCGATGCATATGCAACTCTTGCATAACAACAAGGTTGTTATCTTTGACAGGACGGATTTTGGACACTCTAACCTCTCCCTTCCAAGAGGGCGTTGTCGTTATAATTCCCATGACTTAGCCCTACAGAAAGACTGCTCTGCTCATTCTGTTTTATACGACATTGTTAGCAACACGTTCCGTCCACTAATGGTCCAAACAGATACCTGGTGTTCCTCTGGTGCTGTACTCCCAAATGGAACGTTAGTACAAACCGGAGGATTCAATGATGGAGATCATATAGTACGTAGTTTAGCACCTTGCACGGATGAGAATTGTGATTGGTTTGAGCTTCCGAGGACTTTAGTTCAACGAAGATGGTATTCAACTGACCACATCCTTCCTGATGCACGAATAATCGTGATAGGAGGGAGAAAACAGTATAACTACGAGTTCTACCCGAAAAACTCCAGAGGTGACTCTGCTTTCAGTCTACAATTTCTTAAGAGTACCCTAGAAAGGAACGAGAACAACTTGTATCCGTTTGTGTTCTTATTACCAGATGGAAACCTTGTCATTTTCGCGAATACACGAGCTATAATACTTAACTACAAGGAAAATCAGGTTGTGAGGGAATTGCCTTCCATTCCAGGTGAtgaacctaggaactatccaaGTACTGGCTCTGCAGTCTTACTTCCACTAGACGAAAATCGCCCTATGGAAGCTGAAATCATGGTTTGTGGAGGAGCCCCTCGTCGAGCATATAGATATgcagataaatataaaatgtacaTGAAAGCCCTTTCAAGCTGTGGACGAATCAATGTCATTGATGATCATGGTATATGGGAAATGGAGACTATGCCAACGCGACGAGTCATGAGTGATATGCTAATACTACCTGATGGggatattatcattataaatgGTGCATCAAGGGGAACAGCAGGCTGGAATAACGCGATTTCCCCTGTCACTACGCCAGTGATTTATCGGCCTAACGTGAGGAGAGACAACAGGTTTTCGATCATGAAAGCAGCATCAAGACCCCGGCTTTACCACTCCTCAGCTATTTTGATGACCGATGGACGAGTTCTAGTAGGAGGAAGCAATCCACAGGAATACTACAACTTCACTGGTGTGGAATTCCCAACTGATCTAAGCTTAGAAGCCTTCTCACCGCCTTACCTAGCTCGAAAACACAACCATCTAAAACCAACAGTACTCTCTATCGATGAAATCCTAAcatacaaaaattcattttccGCGACTTTCACAGTGCCTACATTCTTGAGAATAGGGACTGTTTCAATCAGGATCATCGCGCCTTCATTCACTACACATTCTTTTTCGATGAACCAACGAATGGTGGTGTTGAAGGGAGTCGTGGTTGTTGCAGTATCCGATAATTCTTATAAATTCACAGCATTTGCTCCATCAACTAAAGAAATTGCACCACCAGGATACTATATGCTCTTTGTAGTACATGCAGGCATACCAAGCTCTGGTGTGTGGGTGAAAATCCAAGATAGTACTTGA
- the LOC107025644 gene encoding vinorine synthase-like — protein sequence MKISKICEELIKPSSPTPIELRDHKISFIDELIPHSSIPLILFYKKSENITQSQICNHLKTSLSQTLTQFYPLAGRIKSQYSIDCNDEGAYYQESQVDSLVDIIKNPKSNELVQLTPYNSNGTLSNFQEILAIQVNLFNCGGIAISISISHKIGDASSLCNFIKNWSNACEGLIRSRTGSPEMLLHSCQSTFLKNPSDTETDKVRKDSVFISLSSIFPSRGTIDNTLNVNNMPIRIVAEKLVVKRIIFTSSNIVKMKAKLINWGYNENVTRVEVIIGLLWKCFMVAKGCNSVAIIPVNIRQRIVPPFDENSFGNFFLVTSCMASVENEWCSLVGKIKSAIGSIDGNYVEKIRGDDGYEFVDSNFRQVGKLMRSQGDDFRVLTISSWCKFPIYEANFGWGESVLTIVATLGVKDNIVLLDSKEFRGGIEVWIVMADQEITVFEQDKELQDFTSIDAICDLN from the coding sequence atgaaaatttccaAGATTTGTGAAGAGCTTATCAAACCATCATCCCCAACCCCAATTGAGCTTAGAGATCACAAAATCTCTTTTATAGATGAATTAATACCCCATTCTTCAATTCCACTCATTTTGTTCTACAAAAAGAGTGAAAACATCACACAATCACAAATATGCAACCACTtaaaaacttcactttcacaAACTTTAACTCAATTTTACCCTTTGGCTGGAAGAATAAAGTCCCAATATTCAATTGATTGCAATGATGAAGGAGCTTACTATCAAGAATCACAAGTGGATTCACTTGTAGACATAATCAAGAATCCAAAATCCAATGAATTAGTCCAACTCACACCTTATAATTCAAATGGCACCTTatcaaattttcaagaaattttagcCATTCAAGTTAACTTATTCAATTGTGGTGGCATAGCAATTAGTATCTCCATTTCACATAAGATTGGTGATGCTTCTAGCCTTtgtaatttcattaaaaattggAGCAATGCATGTGAAGGGTTAATAAGAAGTCGTACAGGCTCTCCAGAAATGTTGTTGCATTCATGCCAatcaacatttttgaaaaaccCTAGCGACACAGAGACCGATAAGGTAAGAAAAGACTCTGTTTTTATCTCTTTATCGTCGATTTTTCCGTCGAGAGGGACAATTGACAACACGTTAAATGTAAACAACATGCCCATTCGTATTGTAGCTGAAAAATTAGtagtaaaaagaattatttttactAGTTCAAATATAGTTAAAATGAAGGCTAAGTTGATAAACTGGGGATACAATGAGAACGTGACACGTGTAGAAGTTATTATAGGTTTGTTATGGAAATGTTTTATGGTTGCAAAAGGGTGTAACTCAGTTGCAATTATTCCAGTGAATATAAGGCAAAGGATTGTGCCACCCTTTGATGAAAATTCATTTGGTAACTTTTTTTTAGTAACAAGTTGTATGGCAAGTGTAGAAAATGAATGGTGTTCATTGGTAGGGAAAATAAAAAGTGCAATTGGGAGTATTGATGGCaattatgtggagaaaataCGTGGAGATGATGGTTATGAGTTTGTGGACAGTAATTTTAGGCAAGTAGGAAAATTGATGAGGAGTCAAGGggatgattttcgtgtgttaaCAATTTCAAGTTGGTGTAAATTTCCGATTTATGAAGCAAACTTTGGATGGGGTGAGTCTGTTTTGACGATTGTTGCGACTCTTGGGGTAAAAGATAATATTGTTTTATTAGATTCTAAAGAATTTCGTGGTGGAATTGAAGTTTGGATTGTTATGGCTGATCAAGAAATAACAGTATTTGAACAAGATAAAGAACTACAAGATTTTACTTCAATAGATGCAATTTGTGATCTCAATTGA
- the LOC107024411 gene encoding vinorine synthase-like, with translation MKISKICEELIKPSSPTPHELRDHKISFIDERIPHSSIPLILFFKKNENITQSQICSHLKSSLSQTLTQFYPLAGRMKSQYSIDCNDEGVYYQESQVDASLLDIIKNPKSNELVQLTPYNSNGSSSNFQELLAIQVNLFNCGGIAISISISHKIGDGSSLCTFIINWCNTSEGLIRNTTFEASNTHLSTFLKSPSNIGANKVRKDSIFVSISSTFPPRGICDDIPKEKCIPIHPVAENLAVKRFIFTSSNIAKMKAKLINWGYNENATRVEVILALLWKCFMAAKGCNSVAIIPVNIRQIIVPPLNENSFGNFFLVTSCVASVENEWCSLVGKINSAIRRIDGNYVEKIRGEDGFEFVNSNFKQVGELIMSQGDDIRVLRISSWCKFPIYEANFGWGEPILTIVAFLGVKDNIVLLDSKEFLGGIEAWVVMADQEMTLFKQDKELQDFTSFDAIGDLN, from the coding sequence atgaaaatttccaAGATTTGTGAAGAGCTTATCAAGCCATCATCCCCAACTCCACATGAACTTAGAGACcacaaaatctctttcatagaTGAAAGAATACCTCATTCTTCAATCCCACTCATTTTGTTcttcaaaaagaatgaaaacATCACACAATCACAAATATGTAGCCACTTAAAATCTTCACTTTCACAAACTTTAACTCAATTTTACCCTTTGGCTGGAAGAATGAAGTCCCAATATTCAATTGATTGCAATGATGAAGGAGTTTACTATCAAGAATCACAAGTGGATGCTTCACTTTTAGACATAATCAAGAATCCAAAATCCAATGAATTAGTCCAACTCACACCTTACAATTCAAATGGCtcttcatcaaattttcaaGAACTTCTAGCCATTCAAGTTAACTTATTCAATTGTGGTGGTATAGCAATTAGTATCTCCATTTCACATAAGATTGGTGATGGTTCTAGCCTTTGCACATTCATCATTAATTGGTGCAATACAAGTGAAGGATTAATAAGAAACACTACTTTTGAAGCGTCCAACACGCACCTgtcaacatttttgaagagcCCTAGCAACATAGGGGCTAACAAGGTACGAAAAGACTCTATTTTCGTCTCTATATCGTCAACATTTCCACCAAGAGGGATATGTGATGACATCCCAAAGGAAAAATGCATACCAATTCATCCTGTAGCTGAAAACCTAGCAGTAAAAAGATTCATTTTTACTAGTTCAAATATAGCTAAAATGAAGGCTAAGTTGATAAATTGGGGATACAATGAGAACGCGACACGTGTCGAAGTTATTCTAGCTTTGTTATGGAAATGTTTCATGGCTGCAAAAGGGTGTAACTCAGTTGCAATTATTCCAGTGAATATAAGGCAAATCATAGTTCCACCCTTAAATGAAAATTCATTTGGTaacttttttttggtaacaagTTGTGTAGCAAGTGTGGAAAATGAATGGTGTTCATTGGTAGGAAAAATAAATAGTGCAATTAGGAGAATTGATGGTAATTACGTGGAGAAAATACGTGGAGAGGATGGTTTTGAGTTTGTAAACAGTAATTTTAAGCAAGTTGGAGAATTGATTATGAGTCAAGGGGATGATATTCGTGTGTTAAGAATTTCAAGTTGGTGTAAATTTCCAATTTATGAAGCAAACTTTGGATGGGGTGAGCCTATTTTAACGATTGTCGCGTTTCTCGGGGTAAAAGATAATATTGTTTTATTAGACTCTAAAGAATTTCTTGGAGGAATTGAAGCTTGGGTTGTTATGGCGGATCAAGAAATGACACTTTTTAAACAGGACaaagaacttcaagattttacTTCGTTCGATGCGATTGGTGATCTCAATTGA